A genome region from Bdellovibrionota bacterium includes the following:
- a CDS encoding ATP-binding protein translates to EQSEVIEIVAAGEHPVIFAGPPGTGKTTVAMIASTLLKDPSPNELKSYQKISRYFGIPIEWRPVVSPHHTSTALAMIGGGPTPRPGEITRAHGGTLIMDEFLEFDSHVQEALREPMESGKITISRTGNVSIFPAQFLLMATTNLCPCGHLVPEKNFECKGRVRFCHSRLQKLSGPMMDRFSILALSHEWTGQKEVLAKDSLARISNAIDFRVFTRKQMVSNHHQEISEIEKDVDEFDKEFLLPSLGNSHRRYQALLRVARTIADLDMSEKIKMNHIKKALSLTQEPFNKIKNYIFKY, encoded by the coding sequence AGAACAAAGTGAAGTGATCGAGATTGTTGCTGCCGGTGAGCATCCTGTGATTTTTGCAGGACCTCCGGGGACGGGAAAGACAACGGTTGCGATGATCGCAAGCACGCTATTGAAAGACCCATCGCCCAATGAACTTAAATCTTATCAAAAAATTTCTAGATATTTTGGGATCCCCATCGAATGGCGTCCGGTGGTTTCGCCACACCATACATCGACTGCCCTAGCGATGATCGGTGGGGGTCCAACTCCTAGACCTGGTGAAATCACCAGAGCTCATGGCGGAACTTTGATTATGGATGAGTTCTTAGAGTTTGATAGTCATGTTCAAGAAGCTTTAAGAGAGCCCATGGAAAGCGGGAAGATCACGATTTCTAGAACGGGTAATGTGAGTATTTTTCCGGCACAGTTTCTTTTGATGGCGACAACGAATCTTTGTCCTTGTGGTCATCTGGTTCCAGAGAAAAATTTCGAATGCAAAGGACGAGTAAGATTTTGTCATTCCAGACTTCAAAAGCTCTCTGGACCAATGATGGATAGATTTTCAATTCTAGCGTTGAGCCACGAATGGACAGGACAGAAAGAAGTTTTAGCTAAAGACAGTTTGGCTAGGATTTCTAACGCCATCGATTTTAGAGTTTTCACCAGAAAACAAATGGTCTCGAACCATCATCAAGAAATTTCAGAGATTGAAAAAGACGTCGATGAATTTGACAAGGAATTTTTGCTTCCATCGCTAGGAAATTCACATCGAAGATATCAAGCGCTTTTAAGAGTCGCTCGAACCATCGCAGATCTAGACATGAGTGAAAAAATCAAGATGAACCACATAAAAAAGGCTCTGAGCTTAACCCAAGAGCCTTTCAATAAAATAAAAAATTACATTTTTAAATACTAA
- a CDS encoding leucine-rich repeat protein, which yields MIVRLSIALTGLFLLTNTAYANLCDRNSEIIKAVQNEFGKENIYHKSCEQMVRDDLKKVKDLYIYNSSIFSAKDLEGMTNLEELSIGPDTTMAHGGLSQYAPQLLKLALHSIESKTLPKGVLKGLTNLEELYLQDGELTSLDEDVFSDLSKLKILNFRNNKLTELPPNIFKGLRNLELLDFAFQREYMFTQTLPKEVFSDLVSLKSLDMNNIIYLKFEAGLFSNLINLKELRLFSIVISQKDIDRIKKEAPQANIDYFMYDHYDSFKKEFQSSVGTGITVPTTNSFYSGVCYNKGSPGEAYIGGLYLDRDPNQYAVVMLQQPSEDYPITYADEISNDQDPKLKWLIVNNSRWDRYFYSISEFKPTETNLMSNAGEYMYTIKRNQDQLLVEFISLETDEG from the coding sequence ATGATTGTACGATTATCGATAGCTCTAACTGGGCTTTTTCTACTAACAAATACTGCATATGCAAATCTCTGCGATAGAAATTCAGAAATTATAAAAGCAGTTCAAAATGAATTTGGAAAAGAAAATATTTATCACAAATCATGCGAACAAATGGTTAGAGATGATCTAAAAAAAGTAAAAGACTTGTATATTTATAATAGCTCTATCTTTTCAGCAAAAGATCTCGAGGGAATGACTAATTTAGAAGAGCTCAGCATCGGCCCAGATACGACTATGGCTCACGGAGGACTCTCTCAATACGCACCTCAACTGTTAAAGTTAGCTTTACACAGCATAGAATCGAAAACTTTACCCAAGGGCGTTCTTAAAGGATTAACTAATCTTGAAGAATTATACTTACAAGATGGAGAGCTTACGAGCTTAGATGAAGATGTTTTCTCTGATTTATCTAAATTAAAAATTTTGAATTTCCGAAATAATAAACTCACAGAGTTACCACCAAATATTTTCAAAGGATTAAGAAACTTAGAGCTTTTAGATTTTGCGTTTCAAAGAGAGTATATGTTTACTCAAACTTTACCAAAAGAAGTGTTTTCTGATCTAGTTTCACTTAAATCACTAGATATGAATAATATTATTTATCTGAAATTTGAAGCAGGCTTATTCTCTAACTTGATCAATCTAAAAGAATTAAGACTGTTTAGCATTGTAATCTCCCAAAAAGATATCGACCGCATTAAAAAAGAAGCTCCTCAAGCAAACATCGACTATTTTATGTATGATCATTATGATTCCTTTAAAAAAGAATTTCAAAGCTCTGTTGGAACTGGAATTACTGTACCAACAACGAATAGTTTTTATTCTGGAGTGTGCTACAACAAGGGCTCTCCTGGCGAAGCATATATCGGAGGATTATATCTAGATCGTGATCCCAACCAGTATGCCGTTGTTATGTTGCAGCAACCCAGCGAAGATTATCCTATAACATACGCTGATGAAATTTCTAACGATCAAGATCCAAAGCTGAAGTGGCTTATCGTCAATAACTCTAGATGGGACAGGTATTTTTATTCGATCTCAGAATTTAAACCTACAGAGACGAATTTGATGAGCAATGCTGGTGAGTATATGTACACAATCAAAAGAAACCAAGACCAACTACTGGTAGAGTTCATATCATTAGAAACTGATGAAGGAAA
- a CDS encoding TIGR02147 family protein, with the protein MSILQYDNYREVIREFIKARPKKGRGEIANISNYLGVAPTLISQILSGNRELSLEQAIQIAEYFQLSDVERDLFITQVLKERSGTQALQKYWAGKLTKLKEESQTVKVKFKAQKELSDEAKSIFYSSYLYSAIRLYCSLKGGKNLQEICTKFDLARERALEIIAFLSKHNLLIESRGVYSLGLQNIHVPKGSPYVSMHHRNWRSKGAEYIEDANKTDLFFTCPCSLDEEAYAKLKESILNLIEETGNRVRASEPEKFVCLNIDLFQIDN; encoded by the coding sequence ATGAGTATTCTACAATACGACAACTACAGAGAGGTCATTAGAGAATTCATTAAGGCCAGACCCAAAAAAGGCAGGGGCGAAATTGCCAATATATCTAATTACCTTGGAGTCGCACCAACCCTTATAAGCCAAATTCTTTCTGGAAACCGTGAGCTTTCACTTGAACAAGCTATCCAAATCGCCGAGTACTTCCAGCTTTCAGATGTCGAACGCGATCTCTTTATAACGCAAGTTTTAAAAGAAAGATCCGGAACCCAAGCTCTTCAGAAATATTGGGCAGGAAAACTAACGAAGCTCAAAGAAGAATCTCAAACAGTAAAAGTTAAATTCAAGGCTCAAAAAGAATTAAGCGACGAAGCCAAGAGCATCTTCTATTCTTCTTACCTCTATTCTGCAATTAGACTTTATTGCTCACTAAAAGGAGGAAAAAATCTCCAAGAAATTTGTACGAAGTTTGATTTGGCACGCGAAAGAGCTTTAGAAATCATAGCATTTCTATCAAAACACAATTTATTAATCGAAAGCAGAGGGGTATACTCTCTCGGATTACAAAATATCCACGTACCAAAAGGATCTCCATATGTATCAATGCATCATAGAAATTGGAGATCGAAGGGTGCCGAATATATAGAAGACGCAAACAAAACTGATTTGTTCTTTACTTGCCCCTGCTCTCTTGATGAAGAAGCATATGCCAAACTTAAAGAGTCTATACTCAACCTAATAGAAGAAACTGGGAATAGAGTTAGAGCTTCTGAACCTGAAAAATTTGTTTGTCTAAATATAGACCTATTCCAAATAGACAATTAA
- a CDS encoding electron-transfer flavoprotein:ubiquinone oxidoreductase → MKVTDQKVNSFSPITYQNNFDDNKVIIRDAPNAEAVPMDVLFVGAGPAGLSGAIELTKLVKKERESNPNFPEIQIGVLEKAAGLGEHNLSGAVLNPIALKELFPDLKNEDFPLRTQVQGDEVYYMSESSAMRIPTPPTMHNSGNFVVSICELVRWLGEKAESAGVNIFAGFPADSLLVEGDKVIGVRTTPTGLGRDGNPGGANYMPPTDLTANVTVLTEGTRGNLTQGYLKWQNLASKNPQIYALGVKELWETTKVPKGVIHTLGYPLPKSAFGGSWMYPMGENLVSFGLVVGLDYKEHNLDVHNLLQKMKEHPLFKKYLDGGKIVEWGAKTIPEGGFYALPSKLHGDGLLLAGDCVGMVNVPALKGIHYAMKSGIIAARTIFEAIKKNDYSKNTLASYDEEIKKSYIWKDLHETRNMRLAFKSGFYAGGMKAGLMTLTKGCFPGGYIHAEEDAQDPKDVVAPSAYKPKLSKVDAVFLAGNKTRDDIPTHLKIDKDIPKAVAEMYSHLCPAGVYEISGDQLVINAPNCIDCKATDVIGPRWTPREGGSGPSYRKM, encoded by the coding sequence ATGAAGGTCACAGATCAAAAAGTAAACTCATTTTCACCAATCACTTACCAAAATAACTTTGATGATAACAAAGTGATAATCCGAGATGCACCGAATGCTGAAGCCGTTCCTATGGATGTTCTTTTTGTAGGCGCAGGTCCCGCAGGATTATCTGGAGCTATTGAACTTACAAAACTTGTAAAAAAGGAACGCGAATCAAATCCTAACTTTCCAGAAATTCAAATTGGTGTTCTAGAAAAAGCTGCTGGCCTTGGTGAGCACAATCTTTCTGGTGCAGTTTTAAATCCTATTGCTCTTAAAGAATTATTCCCTGATTTAAAAAACGAAGACTTCCCTCTAAGAACACAAGTTCAAGGCGATGAGGTTTATTATATGAGCGAATCTTCGGCGATGAGAATTCCCACTCCTCCAACAATGCACAACTCTGGAAACTTTGTGGTTTCTATCTGTGAGCTTGTAAGATGGTTGGGCGAAAAAGCTGAAAGCGCTGGCGTAAATATATTTGCAGGCTTTCCTGCTGATTCTTTACTTGTTGAGGGTGATAAAGTCATTGGCGTAAGAACAACTCCAACTGGTCTTGGCAGAGATGGAAATCCTGGTGGAGCAAACTATATGCCGCCTACAGATTTAACGGCCAACGTTACTGTACTCACTGAGGGAACGAGAGGAAATCTAACGCAAGGTTATTTGAAATGGCAAAATTTAGCCTCGAAGAATCCGCAAATTTATGCTCTTGGAGTAAAAGAACTTTGGGAAACAACAAAAGTTCCAAAAGGCGTGATCCATACATTAGGGTACCCGCTTCCTAAGAGTGCCTTTGGTGGAAGCTGGATGTACCCAATGGGCGAGAACTTAGTTTCATTCGGACTTGTGGTAGGACTTGATTACAAGGAACACAACCTTGATGTTCATAATTTGCTGCAAAAAATGAAAGAACACCCACTCTTTAAAAAATATTTAGATGGTGGAAAAATTGTTGAATGGGGTGCAAAAACAATTCCTGAAGGTGGATTCTATGCGCTTCCGTCAAAACTTCATGGTGATGGACTGTTGCTTGCTGGTGATTGCGTGGGCATGGTGAACGTTCCTGCTCTTAAGGGGATTCATTATGCAATGAAATCTGGAATCATTGCCGCTCGTACAATTTTTGAAGCAATCAAGAAAAATGATTATTCAAAAAACACACTGGCTTCTTACGACGAAGAAATTAAAAAAAGTTATATTTGGAAAGACCTGCACGAAACTAGAAATATGAGACTCGCTTTCAAATCTGGTTTTTATGCGGGTGGTATGAAGGCTGGTCTTATGACTTTAACAAAAGGTTGTTTCCCCGGTGGATACATACACGCAGAAGAAGATGCCCAAGATCCAAAGGATGTTGTAGCACCTAGCGCTTACAAACCAAAACTCAGCAAAGTGGATGCTGTGTTCCTGGCAGGCAATAAAACTCGCGATGATATTCCAACTCATTTGAAAATTGATAAAGACATTCCTAAAGCAGTTGCAGAAATGTATTCGCATCTCTGCCCTGCGGGAGTTTATGAAATCTCTGGCGATCAGCTCGTGATCAATGCTCCAAACTGCATCGATTGCAAAGCCACCGATGTGATCGGCCCAAGATGGACCCCTCGCGAAGGCGGCTCCGGCCCATCCTACAGAAAGATGTAA
- a CDS encoding HPF/RaiA family ribosome-associated protein translates to MLAHIQFLRMSRSEGVEQYIISQLEDLLELIPSKKAHFRVWVECLNSQIQPGKDMFRCSIEVDGLKRKHYFAEKRDENFYFSVNNCVEAVRKMFRREKKMARSNQKRTRQRDVSLAAS, encoded by the coding sequence ATGTTAGCACACATTCAGTTTTTGAGAATGTCACGTTCTGAAGGAGTCGAGCAATATATCATTAGTCAGCTCGAAGATTTATTAGAGCTTATTCCGTCAAAGAAAGCTCATTTTAGGGTTTGGGTAGAATGTTTGAATTCTCAGATTCAGCCTGGCAAGGACATGTTTAGGTGTTCTATTGAAGTCGATGGACTGAAACGAAAACATTATTTCGCCGAAAAAAGAGACGAAAACTTTTATTTTTCAGTCAATAATTGTGTAGAAGCAGTTAGAAAAATGTTTAGACGTGAAAAAAAGATGGCACGAAGTAATCAAAAGAGAACTCGTCAAAGAGATGTTAGTCTTGCTGCTTCTTAA
- a CDS encoding cyclic nucleotide-binding domain-containing protein codes for MSGDNSKKLKKGGVLIREGDAVENIYLIKSGRVTLFVERSGKKIELGQLNAGQIIGEKALFGPSKMSFSVLASNEVTYLEVPLKLIEPMFAGLSGIIKGVTKGVVDSLTDTRKALQSIKMETDAIPCGQKFIAKVFATIYMTTNMTGTKKDDYVQVAWNTLKLYSNRIFLEPHSRVLSVIEILTKLKYAEMIYTKNDEGEEEFSDIKFFNVKIIEEFSDFYQYQFYKPGRSEVIYIDKLAMKIVGGLVALSENAEVDHKRAVNLDYELLFQDMKAKFNIELKTNHFELLEKKGLFAQKKSRNDKVFLMFDREEFKRTHIMWQIIHEIDKWNDLGYVKMVEEEEKKTVATGGMECPSCSGAISAEHKFCPHCGQKTQSSAAA; via the coding sequence ATGTCAGGCGACAATTCAAAAAAATTAAAAAAAGGTGGAGTCCTCATCCGTGAAGGGGATGCCGTAGAAAATATCTATCTGATCAAGTCAGGTAGGGTTACACTTTTTGTAGAAAGAAGTGGAAAAAAAATTGAATTGGGTCAATTGAATGCAGGTCAAATCATTGGAGAGAAGGCTCTCTTTGGTCCATCGAAGATGTCATTTTCTGTTCTTGCATCAAACGAAGTGACTTACCTTGAAGTTCCACTAAAGCTTATCGAGCCTATGTTTGCAGGTCTTTCTGGAATCATTAAAGGTGTTACAAAGGGTGTTGTGGATTCTCTCACAGACACGCGCAAGGCTCTTCAGTCTATCAAGATGGAAACAGATGCTATCCCGTGTGGTCAGAAGTTCATAGCAAAAGTTTTTGCTACAATTTACATGACAACAAACATGACAGGCACAAAGAAAGACGATTACGTTCAGGTTGCTTGGAATACTCTAAAGCTTTACTCAAACAGAATTTTTCTAGAGCCGCATTCAAGAGTTCTCTCAGTGATAGAAATTTTAACTAAATTAAAATATGCAGAGATGATTTATACTAAAAACGATGAAGGCGAAGAAGAATTTTCTGATATCAAATTCTTCAACGTAAAAATTATCGAAGAGTTTTCTGATTTTTATCAGTATCAATTCTACAAGCCAGGTCGCAGTGAAGTTATCTATATTGATAAATTAGCCATGAAGATCGTAGGCGGATTGGTTGCCTTGAGTGAGAATGCTGAAGTGGATCACAAAAGAGCTGTGAATTTGGATTACGAACTACTGTTCCAAGATATGAAAGCCAAATTCAATATAGAACTTAAGACAAATCACTTTGAACTCTTAGAGAAAAAAGGTTTGTTCGCTCAGAAAAAATCTAGAAATGACAAAGTTTTTTTGATGTTTGATAGAGAAGAATTCAAGCGTACACATATAATGTGGCAAATTATTCATGAGATCGATAAGTGGAATGACCTCGGCTATGTTAAAATGGTAGAAGAAGAGGAAAAAAAGACAGTTGCCACTGGAGGGATGGAATGTCCTTCTTGCTCTGGAGCAATTTCAGCAGAACACAAGTTCTGTCCTCACTGCGGCCAGAAAACTCAAAGCTCTGCTGCTGCCTGA